TCAGTGAATCCCTTCCTTTGCTCTAAGAGGTACATGTACTATTAAGAGGGTCAAGAACACGCAAGAGTCCACAGTACAGCAGGTGAGCTATCACCATGTAAACTTCTCTGGATGATGTTCCAAGGGTTCGTGTCACTTAAACAAGAAGCAAGCCAAAAAGCAGAATGGCTCAGGAGCTCTTTTTACTACTCCGTTTCTGTTGTCAATTATTTCCAGTGCCATTTGCCATACAAACGAATTAGGTGGCAGCAGAACACCACAGCactacagaaggaaaaaacaacctcCGGGCTACACAAACCACACTGGTGGCAAACTGCTAACTGATGACAGCAATTTGTCCGAGGGCTTCAAACCTAAGGAGCGGAGTTGTGTGGCGAGCAGTTCAAGTACTACAGATTTCCAGGTAGCAGCTGAAATGGCAAGACCTTCaacaaaaaaactgaaatatgaaaatgccAATTGCTAGAAATGTgtcccaaaaaaaaagcatatgaaAATAGTGCAAGACTTACCATGGAACACAGAAGACCTCAAGTCTGGGAGAGAACAGGCACAGGCGCCACTTCCCCTTGCCTAGCGTATCAGAAAAGACGAGCAACATCCTCCGCGCTACTCCAAACACACAAACGATTGCATaatgcagagccaggctgccagGATGCCCTCCCTGCTTGTGCTTGCCCTTGCCCTTGTTTAACTTGAAGTCTTCCAGGTTCGGAGGCAGCTGCTGGCGGTCACGCCTCTGCAGGGACGCAGCACGAGCACCCCCTGCGCTCCCGGCAGCGGGCCCGCCCGCGCTGCGGGGGAATGAGCTCCGGGACACCATCCACACACACCTCTCCACGAGAGCCCGCCAGTCACACCGCACAAGAGGATGCCTCCTTTCTATCCGTCGGGCCAGAGCCGCGCCGGTGTCAACATCAGCTGAGAGTTATGTGCAAAATGAGtacaagttttttaaaaagtgcaacTGGAAAATGCAAGAACTGGAGAGCTGCTGTTTAGTTCTCTGAAAATTGCAGTATCCCCGTTTGATAAGCTCACCTTCACAAAGGATGCTTAGGTCTACCCATTACCAGCTGGCCAGAAGCATCCAGCATTCTGGACTGACTTCTGACATTCAGGTCCAAGAGAGATTAGAACTCCACTTTCTGTAACTCTGACACTGATTAAAGAAAAGAGACAACCTGGAGACTACTCGGATGCCTTcatcctcccttcccccccactgcaaaaaaaacaggcaaactTGTTAATTGAAGAGCAAGGTGGATGATCACTTTCGCAACGTTTACTCATTGAAAGATActgcaattttttaaatacaattttccaattatttaaatgctttgCAGCCGCTTGGCTTCGCAGCACAGTACTTCATACACTATACTGTACAAAATCACCAGCAAGACTGGAATGATGTATTCATAGAAGGCACCATCATGCTTATTACATTACCAGAGAACTCAAATACAGTCAAGACAAGTTTCACTGTACAACGCTTCTcgaagggggaaggggaaggaggagtgTGTTGAGCAGCCATCCCTGCACTGAAGAGGGGCGGATAGAAAAATCTGACGTGAGCTATCCAACTTGTTGCATACTCAGGGCTACGACTCGGAAACTCTGGGTTCTGGTTACAGCTAACTGGATTCCTTCCGGAACAAAGGTGTAGTCTTATTAAGGTTTGTGTGTGTACAGAGGTTGGTCACAGCAAGCAGAGCAGATGCCCGCATCGTTCCCCAAGCTATTCTGTCTGAGTAAGAGGATGAAGGTTTTCCCTCCGATGCCTCCTGCAGCTGTCAGTATAAATGAGTTCAGAGGACCCATTAGTGCATTTTGATGAGTGCGTAAACACGAGTTTGTTTGGAGCCGAGTGTTCtaagaaggaacaaaaaaaaaggcaagcttCTCCAATTGCACAAATCGCACTATTTGTGTTTCCAACAGTAGTAGGCAGGAACGGTAACACTTACACAAAATGTGCAGCAGAGGGTTTTTGACTGAAAGGACCTGATTTCTACTGGGCATGTCCTTTAGTTCAGCTTCTGTTGCAGATAGTTAACTggtcttttcttttgtttctttttcttttttctttatttttagtctTCAATTCTCCACGTACACATTTATAAATTAAGAGTGTGACTCCTGTTGCGAAACTGGGGGAAAAACGTCCACCTCAATTTAAACCGGAAACCAAAGGATGTTTTCACATCAAAGAAACGATCAGAAGGGCTGTGTCACATtccaaagctaaaaaaaaaaattaacaagaatGCAAACACGATGGATAATGTACCACTGCCGAGACTGTCTGCCCACAGCGGAGATCTCAGCGACGCTGTCCAGTGAAACGGCCCTCCATCTGCCCGGTTCCTCGTCCGGAGCCGAGTTTCTGTGCCATGCCGCCTCGCGGAGGAGGTCCTCGTCCGTCCCGGTCCCGCATCATGCCGCCACCCACTATGCCGCGGGGCCCCCCCGGGCCTCTCTCGTTGCGGCGGAGGTCCCTGCGCTCGTCGCCGCCGCCGCGCGTCTCTCGCTCGCGGGCGGCTcgggtttttttctcttccacgTTCAGGCGCACCTCCCCGCGGAACATTATGGGCTTATGGGGAAAAGCGGGCGGGGCACACGTTAGTCACCGCGGCACGCGGCCCGTTCCACGCGGGGCACGCGGGCCCCAGCCTTCCTTCACGTGCGTGCCCGAAGGGGACCCGTCAGGGGTTCCCTGCAGCATGCAACCTTAGCCCTGTGGAACGCCACAGTTACACTCACTCGGGCACGCAAGGAATTAAAGCGTTTGTCCCAAGCAAAAGCAGCGTTGTCCTTAGCCTCTTCACTGCCAGCTTTAGTCTTTTCTCTTCAGGGTGCAAGTTCCTGAAGAATCGCTCTACTAGGCCTCGCTCCCACACCCCGGAAATGAAAACCGCTGCTTTCTCCCCTCCAGCTCCTCGAAGCAAAACTGCAGATaaccctgctccctcctctcgACCCCAGGGTGCAGAATTCAGAGATCCATGTGATGCTCTTTGAAAGGTTACCTGTTCCACTTTCAGCTAAAGGATCTctaaaaataacttctgaacTGTGTGTGGAGCACTTGTGTAgaggcaaaaaacccaaattccaCATGGTGCAGTTTGAGGAACGCTGGCAAAGCTCTTAAAGCTACACAGCACTCCCGACAGAATGGCTATGccaaaactgtttttctttgagCTGTTTTTTGGAATGCAAACTAGGATGGCCCGCAGTACTTGTGGTTTAGGGCTTTCGGTCCATCCCTGCAAGGCGATACTGAGTACCCAATGCCAATACTTACTTTTGCAACTAAAATTCGCTGGACCGGCTCAGAATCGTCAAACACCACGAACCCAAAGTTAGGCAGTTTTCCTCCCACTCCCTTGGTATTTATGCGAAGCTCTACCACATTTCCAAAGCCTGGAGAAACACAAGGGAAGAGACACTTTATGAAAACCCGCAGTGCCAGCTCTACCCTCTGCTTGTTCCAGACATCTGCAGTGTGTAAAAGCTTACCCGTGTGGTCCAAATCAGCGTTACCTGACTTTTCAACACAGTTTTCCATCTtagtccctgcagctggaatcaCTACTTACTCATGAAGAACTCTTTCAGTTCACTCTCATCAATGTCGTGCGGCAAGTTCCCAACAAAGAGCTGGTGGCTGTCCGGATAGCGAATTATCCGACGGTTATCCGACTCGTTCTGCTCCATGTCTCCCCTTCCTAGCGTCAACACGAAGAGGAAGGTAGAACCACTGAGGTTAAAAGATGCGTGCAAACCGGCGCGAACACATCGAGGGGCAGCATCAGGCATATtcactgcagccagcctggaCTCCAAATCATACTCCCTCATTTctggctgaaggcagcaggcacaggcaggtcACGATCAGCCAGGCACGACACGGGTACAGGCAAGGCCTCAGCAGACACCTCTCATCAGCCCTTCCCAAGCGGTCACGCAAGCCCATCCACCTTACCTGGCCGAGGTCCTCGTGGTGGAAAACCCGGTCTTTCCCTGGGACGCTGCTCACGAACGCGAGGAGGTTGAGACTGAGCTTCAGGTTTAGTTTCCACTCTTGGCTAAAAGAGGAGAACGTGCATTATTTAACACTGGCctggtaaaaaaaaccccaaaaaaccaaacccccaactcaccaaaacaaaaagccccacaaCACAAGACATGGGTAAGTGGCATGCACAAAACAAACTCCGGAAGATAGACATCGGTGTCAATGAGTTTGGGAGTGGTTTTTTCACTGTCTAAATTCCTCTGTACCAATCCAGGACTGCAGTGTTCATTTATCACTGTTAAAAGGTGCAAAGCAAACGTCTCTCAATCAGAGCATCTCCCCAAAACATGGCTAAGGTGAATTTTCCATGTTTGACCAGGCATTGAGACCCCAACATTCCATTATTCACAAATCCCTCAGCCTGACTTAAATCGTAGGGGGCATAAAGCTTCCTCAGGCCAAGCTCAAACTTCATGGATTAGGAGGCAGTCCAAGATAAACACGAGACAGACAAATCAAAGTTCTGTCCATGTCCCCACGGAATTATTTTCCTCCAGTGCAGAACAGCTGTACAAAAACtcacaaaaagaaagaggagaacaAAAGCCCTCGGAAGCATAGTAAGTATTTCCTGAAATGAGTTTCTGCAGACTACCTCTTAGGATATGCTTCAACTTTCCTGATGTCAGGACCATGATGCTCAAAGTACACCCTTCATTTTCGGGTACTAGAACACCCATTCCAATTTTTTGCAAGCTAAAAATTTACTTCAtgagaaacaaacagaacaatAGAAATGTTTCTATGCAGACTGCTGGTCACCGAAGCAATTcccaacattttttaaattccacttTCTGTACAACAGTTAAGCAGCTGCTGGTGTGCTGGGCTCTTatcttagaaaaacaaaattatcctTAGGAGCACAAAAAATACACAAGTAGGCTGCAAGTAAGATTAAGCACAGGGTGAACAGCTATAGGCCCAGACTGCTGGGGAGAAGCAGTTTATATTAAACATCTcccttattttcctttaaggACTCAGGACAACTGGCAGTTCCAGACAGAGCActtgccagggaaaaaaaaaaccctcaatttTACATGCAACATGCAAGTGTTACACACAGAATGAATGTTTTAGCCCTCCTATGACTTGTGCTCCATGCAGCTAGGCATTAGTCTGTCCCTACAACACTTCTAGGACCACTTTTTCAGTCCCAAGAAGACGCTTGGAAAATCAGCCTTCCTGTTAAATCTTGTTCCCTTGTACTTTGTGAGTCACTGGAGCTCCTCTGCCATCTTTCACTCACATATCTTGAGCACATCATAAATTACATCTCAAAGGGAAAACTTGATACCTTCAGACCCCCATTTCTTAGATAGTCACGGCTATCAGGCTTAACCTGCCTCCTTCTGTCAGCCCCAGCCAAGACCTGCTAAGTCACTGATGTCCTGCTGTTAAATCCCAAgaaacagcagccttgtgtgtCGCTGATCTTCTCACCCCGCACACAAACAGCTGATCTCTCTGGTTGTTTTCTGAGGAGTACCATCCTTTTCCATAGAAAAAGGCTGCCTGAGTGCCTCAAGAGGAAAGCCCTTGTACAGGACTCTGCTCCCCAAAACGCTGCCACGACTGGTAGCACCACTCCGGATCAGGGCTGCCATTTACAgcccaagcagcagctgattGCAACTCACATCTTCCAGCATGTCCCAGCAAGCACAGAGTGGATGGAAGGACACAGAGTAAGGAGGTCAAGAAACCCAAACTACCACAGGAGCCAAGAATGCCACAAAAcctcagcctggcagagctTTGACAGCCATTAAGGAAAAGGTGGCACTGTCTCTTCTCTTCAGGAGTTCAcgtggggagggaaagggactCACCCCAAAAGACAAGAATCAGCCCCTGCCTACgcctgcccctctgcagccctaTGACAAACAATGCAGCAATAAAACGGGAAGTAACTGAAAAGGCTATAAAGAAAAGTCCTAGCTTATCAATGTAGGCAGGCTGATTTCTAATCATCTACAACtagaaaaagagcaagaaatgcTGACCTGTTTCACTCCAGAGCTGTAAGGAAACAGCCCAGAACCAGTCTGTAGGCAGAACAGCCCGTGTGCAGTCCTTTCAGGAGTTAACACTACAGGGGCTGTATTTGTAACTTGACTGAGGGGATGGGTGGATGCAGAGAAAAGAGTGAGCAGGGCAGTTGTTtctctgtgacatcactgaCACCAGCTAGAAGAGCATCTCAAAGGAGCCACCCACCCGCCCACCAGGGCATCTTCTGTCCTTGTTTACATGCAAGTATCTGGCACTAATGGATCcatgaaaagaggaaaaagctgctACTGATTTGCAGCTCCTTGTTCAGGTGCCTTTTCTACCCCACCTCTACACACCGCGTCTAAAATACTTTCAAGAAAAGGAGCTCAGAACTGActaattccagctgcagaagagctgagaGTTGAAATTCCTGCCGTGTCAGTATTGTTCAGAAACTTCCACACACCATTACTTAAAATATAAAGTCAAAGCAAAAGGAATCAAAAGGCACAAAGCACAACAAGCAACAAAGGCAACACAGAGGAGTTTAAGGGGACATCTATAAACTACCTCCTGCTCTCTTGGACAGATCATCTGAAATGATTTTTGCAGCCACATTACAACCATCCACCTTTTCTGtggcaaataaattaaaaccaattTTGTCTTTGCGTAAGGAAAATCTATCCTGCGCTAGAAACCCCAGTTTCTACAGGTTAAACACCACCTAAGTGTTCCAAGCCCTGTTTAAGCTGATGAAGACAGACAGACTTCCCAACTCCTTTCATAGCCTTTATTTGATGTCCATGACAGTCCCAGCAGACCAGAAGCAACACCATGTAAGGTGGTGGGGTTTGCTTGGttagttttctttcatttttctctttttcttccctgtttccTTTTTAACATGCATTTGGCTGAAGGCTAGTCCTAGACAGAGATCTCTCTGCTACCACAAAATTGAGAAGAAACCAGTGCAAGACCAAGAGCTGCAGCAAGGCAGCTATTCTACCGAAAACAGCAGCCTTTCAcaaaggctgggcaggagcaacTCAAGGCACAGCGCTCCAGCACACCCTATCCATGCACGGGGTAAAGGACACGTTTTCTGCTTTGAGCACTTTTATGCAGATGGAGGAAGCTGAATTGAGAGTCTCAGAAGGTGTCACACCACCTTGGCGTGAGCAGCACATGAGCTGTCACCGGGTCAAACTTgctctcctcttttccctcctcacCCAGTCAGCCTAGGAATGGGAAGATAGCATTGTCCAGGCAAGGAAATGTGAATCCTTCCATTCCTCACACAGTCATAAGTTGGTACAGGGTTCTGTGATAAGCTGATTATCCATGGATAATGAAATCCAGCACAGTCCTGTGCATGTTAGCCTTACAAGGCAATCTTGCACCTCAGAAATGGCGCACTCTCTTTTTACTGCTGGGCCACTTCCACCAATGCCCTTTTCAAACACACTTCAGAAAAGTAACATTTTGTGGGGAGTTGGTGTTTCCCCTTCAAGCCAAACCATTAAGTTAGGTAAAAGACCCCAGGAGGGAGTGATTTCCTGTTTCCACAAGACCAGATTTTAACATTACCATCACCCAGAGTTTCACCAGTTACACGTTTGTGCCTTTACTTGCGACAAGGAGGTGAGTGCATTAACATTTAAGACACAATTAATTTGTGCAATTCAAGTCAAACAAGTTGAtctgttaatttaaaaaactgaagCAGTTTGCAGAAGTAATGAGACAATCCAAGGTGTTCACAGATGGGTTACCTGTGAGACTGGTGCTTTAACATGGGGTGGAATTCCAGAGGAAGAAACAGTACCACTAGGAGGCAGGTTTTTACTGGTCACTGAAGCCCAAGAGAAAGCCTGCAGGAAATGCAACAAACCTAGGCTACAAATCACGGCAAACCACTGACATTCTTACAGGGAAACTCGTCTGctaaaaatacacttttggTTCACATCTGACTATTAAATAACGGTTGTGCAAGCATTACAATGGAGGTGCAGAAGGGTCTGCACTTCCAGCCGTCTGTGGATTCCAAGGGCATGGAAGCAGCGTGTACAGTGCCCACTGCCGCTACTGGAGTGAGCCCAGTGCCCTCAGCATTCCCAGGTAACTGCTTTCCGTGATGTAACCAACCCTAGGACTGAAAACCCTGCGGCGTTAAGCGTCTTTTGCGTGAAGAAAGGAAGCAGATGCCTGAAGTTACAATCaaaaatggagaagagaaaaagggttGGGAAAAAATACGGGAGACACACTGGAGCTGGAAAATGACCttgctccagctctccctggctgctcGACGCACTTTGCAGGCCCGCGGGCGTAACCACACCAGAGGACACGCCGTGTGCACTCTGGTTTCTAGGATTAGGCATCCTGCCTCCAGGAGACACTCAATGCCCCACACGGGCTTTGAACCTAGGCTGCAGCAATTCTACGAGCGTCAGTGTGCTCCATGTCTTTCCAAGGAAAGAGCAGCGGTTCCCATTGTATGAGATTTTTGGCAGTGGTAGCCACAGGTGTTTTCTTAACATGTTAACTGCACAGTTAAAAATGTCTACACGTGCATAtacccacacacacactttaCAAGAAGAGCTTAAAATCTACCATAGGTGATGAGCAgcacttaaaaataactttttttttctatttcagtgaAACTTTGCATTTTTAGAAGTTCAAAGGCCAAGCCTAGCTGTTCATACAGCATGACACTAAAGAGAGGTACCAGTTTGGGCACCCAAAAAGGCAAAGTGTAAAGGCCAATCCAGTTTCCATCCGCACTTAGTAGCACTGATGTGATTTGTAACTAACCTTTGGTGGTTCTTGCGGCAGCGAAACAGGTTCTACAGGAGGTGGAGATGGAGATTTCTCTTCTAGCTCCTCAAGGGTCTTTTCTTCCACTTCAGCTTTCAGCTCCTCCGCTTTTGTTTCAGATTCCAATTCTGGCTCAGGTTCATGAGAAGATTCTTCCAGCGCCTCCTCTATCCCATTGCTACAATAGTCAAATGCATTTGATGAGCTTATCaattgctttgcattttctcaCATTTTGTAAGCTGTGCTATGGCAACAGCTCTGCTATGAAAAAGATCCTTGCATCTCCATTTGCTACAGTGGGGTCTGTACGTATACAATACAGTGTGAGAAGTGAAGCTGTACTCCCCTGCTGGGTACAAAACCAGATTTTACTTCTGCTGAAGCAAAGACATTTCTACAGTTCTCTGCAGAGAATCACACAGCCTTTTAAGCCTGCAGAAGAGGGCTCAACTCAAGAACTGCTGCTTCTAAAAGAACACGAACACAGTGAGGACCAACGGATGATTAAGCTACACACATAAACAAAGGCAATTCTGGAATGAAACCTACTGTACCTTTGCCAAAATGCTAAACAGCTTCCTTACCAAAGCAGTGAGTCCCATTTACAGAAAATCACATGCAActtcttctctgctctgtgtggtTGAAAGGCAGGGGATCTGAAcatctcctctctccagccacCCCAGAATCCTACCTTACCTGCAGTCACCTCTGTCTGTACAGCTCCTGCCGCAGGCCACCACACGCCCAAGGGACTCTGGGATGAACAGTGCCTTTACAGCCTCTTTCAAATGACACGGTAACCCCAAAACAAGACCTGACTTCGTGCTCTCAGGCGTCCAAAACCTACTGCATTATCTTGAGCAAGCCCCTGCCAGAATTGCAGCAGATGCCACTTTTCCATCAGATTTCTCATGAGAAGCACTAAGTGACTT
Above is a window of Motacilla alba alba isolate MOTALB_02 chromosome 4, Motacilla_alba_V1.0_pri, whole genome shotgun sequence DNA encoding:
- the G3BP2 gene encoding ras GTPase-activating protein-binding protein 2 isoform X2 yields the protein MVMEKPSPLLVGREFVRQYYTLLNKAPDFLHRFYGRNSSYVHGGLDASGKPQEAVYGQAEIHKKVMSLQFSECHTKIRHVDAHATLSDGVVVQVMGELSNNGQPMRKFMQTFVLAPEGSVPNKFYVHNDIFRYEDEVFGDSEGELDEESEEEVEEEQEERQPSPEPVQENASSTYYENHPVTNGIEEALEESSHEPEPELESETKAEELKAEVEEKTLEELEEKSPSPPPVEPVSLPQEPPKPRVETKPEAQSQPPRVREQRPRERPGFPPRGPRPGRGDMEQNESDNRRIIRYPDSHQLFVGNLPHDIDESELKEFFMSFGNVVELRINTKGVGGKLPNFGFVVFDDSEPVQRILVAKPIMFRGEVRLNVEEKKTRAARERETRGGGDERRDLRRNERGPGGPRGIVGGGMMRDRDGRGPPPRGGMAQKLGSGRGTGQMEGRFTGQRR
- the G3BP2 gene encoding ras GTPase-activating protein-binding protein 2 isoform X1, translating into MVMEKPSPLLVGREFVRQYYTLLNKAPDFLHRFYGRNSSYVHGGLDASGKPQEAVYGQAEIHKKVMSLQFSECHTKIRHVDAHATLSDGVVVQVMGELSNNGQPMRKFMQTFVLAPEGSVPNKFYVHNDIFRYEDEVFGDSEGELDEESEEEVEEEQEERQPSPEPVQENASSTYYENHPVTNGIEEALEESSHEPEPELESETKAEELKAEVEEKTLEELEEKSPSPPPVEPVSLPQEPPKAFSWASVTSKNLPPSGTVSSSGIPPHVKAPVSQPRVETKPEAQSQPPRVREQRPRERPGFPPRGPRPGRGDMEQNESDNRRIIRYPDSHQLFVGNLPHDIDESELKEFFMSFGNVVELRINTKGVGGKLPNFGFVVFDDSEPVQRILVAKPIMFRGEVRLNVEEKKTRAARERETRGGGDERRDLRRNERGPGGPRGIVGGGMMRDRDGRGPPPRGGMAQKLGSGRGTGQMEGRFTGQRR